A stretch of Prunus dulcis chromosome 6, ALMONDv2, whole genome shotgun sequence DNA encodes these proteins:
- the LOC117630738 gene encoding non-specific lipid-transfer protein 1: MAYSAMTKLALVVALCMVVSVPIAQAITCGQVSSNLAPCIPYVRGGGAVPPACCNGIRNVNNLARTTPDRQAACNCLKQLSASVPGVNPNNAAALPGKCGVNIPYQISPSTNCANVK, from the exons ATGGCTTACTCTGCCATGACTAAGCTTGCTTTGGTGGTGGCCTTGTGCATGGTTGTGAGCGTGCCCATTGCTCAAGCCATAACATGTGGCCAAGTGTCCAGCAACCTTGCACCATGCATACCCTACGTGAGAGGCGGTGGAGCTGTGCCTCCAGCTTGCTGCAACGGCATTAGGAACGTCAACAACTTGGCAAGGACCACCCCTGACCGCCAGGCCGCTTGCAACTGCCTGAAACAGCTTTCCGCCAGCGTCCCCGGAGTCAACCCTAACAATGCCGCAGCGCTTCCCGGCAAGTGTGGAGTTAATATTCCTTACCAGATTAGCCCCTCCACCAACTGCGCCAA CGTGAAGTGA
- the LOC117629506 gene encoding non-specific lipid-transfer protein Cor a 8-like, with protein sequence MHIESRSSSACVLEGIETRRLQSVPLVLDTEKHNLPLLFFPIKTPHSAPHTSHTNINSTDQSTPSERNTTTIAMASLKVVCALFMCMVVAAPLITEAALTCPQIQAGLAPCLGYLQRGGVPAGGCCPGIKRLVGSATTTADRQNACKCLKTVAGAVKGINTGYAAALPSLCGVKIPYRISASTNCNSVK encoded by the exons ATGCACATCGAGTCTCGATCATCTTCTGCATGCGTTTTGGAGGGCATTGAAACCAGACGTCTACAGTCAGTGCCATTAGTTCTGGACACAGAAAAGCACAACCTCCCACTACTATTTTTCCCTATAAAAACACCACACTCTGCACCCCATACATCACACACCAACATTAATTCAACTGATCAGAGCACCCCAAGCGAAAGAAACACTACAACAATTGCCATGGCTAGCCTTAAGGTGGTTTGTGCTCTCTTCATGTGCATGGTGGTGGCTGCACCCTTGATCACCGAGGCAGCCCTTACTTGTCCTCAGATTCAGGCCGGGCTTGCTCCATGCCTGGGTTACCTCCAGCGAGGAGGTGTACCCGCTGGGGGCTGCTGCCCCGGGATCAAAAGACTGGTCGGCTCAGCCACGACCACAGCTGATCGCCAAAATGCTTGCAAGTGCTTGAAAACAGTTGCTGGCGCAGTCAAAGGCATAAACACAGGCTACGCTGCTGCCCTTCCTTCCTTGTGTGGCGTCAAAATTCCCTACAGGATCAGCGCCTCCACGAACTGCAATAG CGTGAAGTGA
- the LOC117631563 gene encoding non-specific lipid-transfer protein 1-like, with protein sequence MAYSAMTKLALVVALCMVVSVSIAQAITCGQVSSNLAPCIAYVSGGGAVPPACCNGIRNVNNLAKTTPDRQAACNCLKQLSASIPGVNPNNAAALPGKCGVSIPYKISASTNCKTVK encoded by the exons ATGGCTTACTCTGCCATGACTAAGCTTGCTTTGGTGGTGGCCTTGTGCATGGTTGTGAGCGTGTCCATTGCTCAAGCCATAACATGTGGCCAAGTGTCCAGCAACCTTGCACCATGCATAGCCTACGTGAGTGGCGGTGGAGCTGTGCCTCCAGCTTGCTGCAACGGCATTAGGAACGTCAACAACTTGGCAAAGACCACCCCTGACCGCCAGGCCGCTTGCAACTGCCTGAAACAGCTTTCCGCCAGCATCCCCGGAGTCAACCCTAACAATGCCGCAGCGCTACCCGGCAAGTGTGGAGTTAGTATTCCTTACAAGATTAGCGCCTCCACCAACTGCAAAAC CGTGAAGTGA
- the LOC117631769 gene encoding non-specific lipid-transfer protein-like: MASYALIKLAVFVALCMVVSVPIANAITCDQVSHNLVPCLDYLRNCGAVPEPCCRGISNLNDLGRTTAERRTICNCLKENAPSLTGVNPTLAEELPAKCGVNVPYKISPNPNCANVQ; encoded by the exons ATGGCTAGCTATGCATTGATTAAGCTTGCTGTGTTTGTGGCCTTGTGCATGGTGGTGAGTGTACCCATAGCCAATGCCATAACATGTGACCAAGTGTCCCACAACCTCGTTCCATGCCTAGACTACTTGAGGAATTGCGGTGCTGTCCCTGAACCTTGTTGTAGAGGAATTAGCAACCTCAATGACTTGGGAAGAACCACCGCTGAGCGCCGGACCATTTGCAATTGTCTGAAAGAGAATGCTCCTAGCTTGACCGGAGTTAATCCAACCTTGGCAGAAGAGCTTCCCGCCAAGTGTGGAGTCAATGTTCCTTACAAGATTAGCCCCAACCCAAACTGCGCAAA CGTGCAGTGA